The DNA segment TATTAAGTATGTTTCTCTCCTTTTCTTCGGCCACAAGTTTTCCTACAAGCTCCTTCGGAGTAAGGTTTACCCTCTTCTGGTCGATACTGTAGCCTGCATTATCCACATGGGAATGCCTCGCACCAACAACTGCCTGACCTATTAGTGACCCATAGCCTGTATGGTACCCTGCAATAGGATTCTTACCGAGGGTTACAGAGAAGTCTTTCCCACCGTATCTCTCAGAGAGATGCCAGGGGCCTTTTGAGGCCTCTTTATAGAAATCGTTCTGCTGCCTTATAAGATTATTGAGGATCATAAGATAGTTTTCTGTCTGTCCGAAACCTATCTCTGTCCCGAGGTCATCTTTTGATACTATCCCCCTCTGGTATGCCTCTGTGACCCAGGAGAGGAAGGCTCCTGCAGCTATAGAATCGAGGCTTAGGTCCTCAATCTTCTCTATTATGGTAAGTACCTCATGGGTAGTCCCTATACCGAGGAGAGAACCGAGGGCGAAGATAAGCTCATAGTCATAAGAGAGTCCCATGGATTCATACTCTTCCTGTGGTGCGAACTCCCTCCTCAGAAGTCCTATATGGATACAACCTATGGGACAGCCTATGCATGATACCTTCCTTATGAGAGTCTCCTTTGCAAAGGTCTCACCGCTTATGCCTTCTGCCTTCTCAAAGGTAGTACTCAGGAGATTCCTTGTAGGAAGGGCCCTGAATTCATTGAGGGGGATGACATTAACGGCGGTGCCGAACTCATGGTATTTTCTCATCTCATCGGTCTGGGTAATTCTCTTATATATCTTGTTATATACCTTGTTATAATTATTCTTTAAATGCCCGCTCGGGTAATGCCTGTTCGCAAGGATGTAGACACCGATGAGGTTCTTACTCCCCATTACTGCACCGAGGCCGAGCCTGCCGAAATGCCTGTAGGTATCCACATTAACGCAGGCAAAGGCTACCCTCTTCATGCCTGCCGGCCCTATCCTTATGATAGACCTGTGCCCCTTGCCCGGCT comes from the Nitrospirota bacterium genome and includes:
- a CDS encoding aldehyde:ferredoxin oxidoreductase — translated: MVAWLWRRSLLDSSSIRVLYIDLGQRTYRVEDREDLFKDFLGGVGVGAKLLEENLLPKEDPYHPDQPIILSNGTLCTIFPVISKVVAMFKSPLTGELGESYAGGRLGFAMRFGGVDAIVIKGRSEDPIYLNITDYKVSFKGAEPIWGLTTEDVGWAIRDAEPGKGHRSIIRIGPAGMKRVAFACVNVDTYRHFGRLGLGAVMGSKNLIGVYILANRHYPSGHLKNNYNKVYNKIYKRITQTDEMRKYHEFGTAVNVIPLNEFRALPTRNLLSTTFEKAEGISGETFAKETLIRKVSCIGCPIGCIHIGLLRREFAPQEEYESMGLSYDYELIFALGSLLGIGTTHEVLTIIEKIEDLSLDSIAAGAFLSWVTEAYQRGIVSKDDLGTEIGFGQTENYLMILNNLIRQQNDFYKEASKGPWHLSERYGGKDFSVTLGKNPIAGYHTGYGSLIGQAVVGARHSHVDNAGYSIDQKRVNLTPKELVGKLVAEEKERNILNIAGVCMFARSIYNRELIQEALASIGIERSLEELGEMAERVFRLKLKLKKEMGFRADEVYFPKRFFETESMNGLLKEEVAREMVSAYKEIIATC